A region from the Halobellus litoreus genome encodes:
- a CDS encoding DUF7385 family protein, with translation MEDSEYDELTTSLTPHESAGGVTTYRNTVSIACPACGDPFDDLVICEDEYNSLELSMLLDLCVTTHEDEVLLFTHKQ, from the coding sequence ATGGAGGACAGCGAGTACGACGAACTCACCACGTCGCTGACGCCGCACGAGTCGGCCGGCGGGGTGACGACGTACCGGAACACCGTGAGCATCGCCTGTCCCGCGTGCGGTGACCCGTTCGACGACCTGGTCATCTGCGAGGACGAGTACAACAGTCTCGAACTCAGTATGCTGCTCGATCTCTGCGTAACGACGCACGAGGACGAAGTCCTCCTCTTTACGCACAAGCAGTAA